The sequence GCATATATCCCAAAAAACTGAAAGCAAGGTGTTTAGCAGGAACCTGTGCAGCCATGTTCGGAGCAGCACCATTCACAACGGTTAAAGGTGGAAGGAGTCCCAAGTGTCCGCTGACCGTGCATGGGTCAGTCAAACGTGGCATATTAACACACATACAGCGGGATCTCATCAACcccaaaaagagaaggaaactgccctggctggcgtggttcagtggattgggcgacagcctgcaaaccaaagggtcgtgggttcgattcccagtcagggcacacacctgggctgagAGCCAGGTTCCCgtgtgggggtgtgcaagaggcaaccatgcattgatgtttctcaccctctctttctcgttcccttcccctctctctaaaataaatacaatctctaaaaggaaaaaggaaggacattctgacaTGTGCTACACTGCAAATGAGCCCTGAgggctcagtgaaataagcccagacacagaaggacaaacacGGTGTGATGCCACTTGTCCAAGGCTGTCCAGGCAAACTCGCAGCAACAGGAAGCAGAGGCGTGGTTGTCAGGGCCCGCGGCAGGGGCAGATGGGGAAGCGTTAAAGGGCATAAAAACATTCCGGAGATGGGTTGCACAATAATGCAGGAGGATGGAACTCTactaaactgtattttttaaaatggttaaaacacTAAATGTTACGTGTATTTGAAATACAACTTTAGAAAACGAGATACAAGTATGTGCAGAGCCGCATCAGGGAGATTTTAGCCTGGTTAAAGTCTCCAGGTTAAAACACGCACAGGTTACCTACTTGCAAAGGGGGAAGGGCACCATTAGTGGGGTGCGGCCCCTTTAGCCGAGCCTCAGTGTCAGCTTGATGCTGTACCACATGCCTTGTGGCCGGCTTGAGGCTCTGTCGGCTACACCTGTTTCACCCAAATCTGAGCACAAAAATGATGACACGAACTCAACTGCAGGGTGTCTTTATAAGGTAGCTGGACGGAACCTGCCACAAGTCCtttttataaagaacaaaaaaacattAAGGCAGCTCCTGTTCTAAATTAAAAAGAGCTACAGAGATGTAACAATTAAATATACAAACCGTGCGTGTTGTGTCTACAGAGAAATAGAACTTGCAAATATTCTACCCTGATGAAGGGTATTACGGGTACTTCTATTACAATTCTTTAGGTTTGAAAATTCCCTTTACAGTTTCGGGTGGGTGAGGAGGTGCAGCTGAACACTCACGAGCTAAGCACCCAACCGAAAAGGTCAGAAAACCACAGCACAGACCCAAAGGGAGCATGTGAGTTCAGGGGAACAGAACGAGAGCAGGAACTAGATAAAAAGAAGGAAGCTGACAATGACGAGGAATGACAACAGAGAGTTGGTATTTGAAAGACACTAATAACTAAACATCTGCTGAAACCACAAACATAAGGCCAGTCTACAAACAATTCTGTGCCAACAAATTTAAACCCatcggtaaaaaaaaaaaaaatgaggaaatatgaAAACATTGTTCCCTGAAAGTATAACTGATTCCGGAACAGAAACCTGAGCAATCCGTCATCAGTAACGACCTGGAGTTAAAGgtccccccaccattccccaaATGCCAAGCACAGCGGGGTTTTACAGTAAGTGTTCCCAGAagtgttagaaatgcaaaattcCAACCTTCTCCGAGCATGTGGAATGCAGATAAAGACTCGAGAACGCCCTCCAAGTCATGTCAGGAGGTGCCGCCACCGCCACCCAGACAGAGAAACCAGACAGGGGCCGTCCAGGAAAGGGGGAGCTCAAGCCATCTCCCCCACGAACCTGGGTGCCCAAACCCCCAGTGTCAAAAACCAGCTCCAGCAATACACCGAAAAGCACGTCACGACTCTCTCATTCCAGGGCTGCAAGGGTGTTCTGACGGGAGAAGCTCTGTCGAGCTGTCTCGCCACATTCACGGACTGGAGGAGAAGAACCATGTGGCAGCTCGGAAGGCCAAGTGTGCTCCTCGGCACATACACGGGGCGGGGCAGAAGCAGGTTTCTGTTGTTCGCATGGAAGGTAATGCAATAACGAATAGGTAGTAACATgagaacaaactctgtgtttcacacactcacaacCGTAAGCCTGCTTCTGCCCCACCTCGTGCCTGGGTGGCCGGGTGACAAGGGGAGAGCCTGagtggggctgcctgggggaAGCCCTAGGGGAACCAGCCCGGTTGAGACAGCTGGTCccacaggggcagaggggcagaggccgACGGGCCACAAGTCTCAAGCCTGACTGCGGTGGGGACCAGTACTGTCGGGCAACCGGTCGCCAGGACTGTCCACGGcacctgggagggggagagggtgcTTAGGGCACGCAGCTCATTCTGGGAGATCTAGTCACGCAGGGAGAGCCCACCACAGAGCTGGGAAACAGAGGTGGAGACGAGCCTCAGAGAAGGACAAAGGGGAGAAGCAAGCAGAATACAAGGACTCTGCTTCCCCCAGGATCCCAAGCTACGATTCCCCCAGGAGCTGACTGGCTGGTCAGAGATGGAGACACGGAGAGGAAAAGGTTTCCGGGGAGCAGGGTCTATCAGGCAAGCAGCAGGCCTGCTGTGAGCTGGAGGAAAACGCAAGGCCTGGCTTGCAGACGCAATGCCAGAACAGTCACTCAGAGGGGTACTCAGAGGGAAATGTACAGCCCTAAATATAAGGAAAAACAAGACTGAAATTCAACCAATAAAACATACAGCTCAGAAGctaaaagtgagaaaataaacccgaagaaacaggaaaagactAACAAGGACATTCTGCAAAGCTAGTCCAAGAAAATACGCAGAAACCAGGACAGATCCTGCTGGTCTGATTGCTCTCTCTCCACCGTGTCCCTTTTGCTGGTGCAGGAACCAGGTCATGTGGATCAGGTGTGGCTCACCTTgcgtgcccccagcccccacctccctacCCAGCCGCAGGGATTGCTCAGGAGCGGGCAAGGGACTGGGCAGAGCCAGCGGGTCTTCCCGGGGATGCCTGCACCCGGAGGAAGGAACCCTCTGGAAAGACTGAGAGGAGACAGGAGTTTCCCGAGGAAAACACCTGTAGGGAGAAAGGGATCATCAGCTCGGAGGAGCAGAGGTAACCCGAGAAGTAACCGGGCAGGGAGCCCGGGTGGGGTCCTGCCGGCCTGGGTCAGCTCTGCCTGAAGCTCTGCTCTTACACCTCGGGTCGACGAGCCAAGTTTTGCTTCTGCTCAAATTAGATTTTGTCGCTTTATGAGTAATTTACAAAAGCCCTAAATACAAACTACGACGCATGACTTTTTGCCCCCCAAACCTTAAATGTACATCAAATATATGATTCTCCAAAACAAAGTGATAAAAATGGactcaaaaagagaaaacttgaatcagaaaaaattaaaaggcaaagatcCACCCAGAAATAAAGGCATCAAGCACTgatgttttttataaatacatcttACCAGACTTGAAAGAAACAAATCATTCCTTTCTAGAAATTCAAGCTGGAAAAAAAACGATGAAATGTTTCTGACCCATTCCGCACGCTAGCCTAATTCTGTTATCAAAATGCAGCAGGGCGATCAGATCGCTGAAACAAAAAGTGAAACTGGCCCAGAGACAGCTATAAAAACCCCAACTACATACACATTACAGAACTAAGCAGGGTTTACATCAGAATGTGAAAACGGTTCCACGTTAGGGAACGTATTCACGAAAATCAGTACAATAAAACACAATCTTCTGATTATCTCGGCAGATGTCAGAATTCATCACTATGTGCTGCTGGAGGAGAAACCCCACAGTGGGCTGGAACAGGACACACCTTTAGCCTGGTGAAGGTTATTTACCAGAAACCCAGAGACGGACTCAGATTTCTTCAGGAAACATGAGACCCACCCCTGCTCACACAGGAGCAGATGAGGGCGCCATTCAGCATGATGCCGGAGGTCCTGGCCCCTCCAGTCCAAGCAAAAGAAATGAGCACAAAGGATCGGACGAATCCACCTCTAGTAGATCTGACTTTtaatcagaaagagaagagaatcaaCTGAAGAGTGAATTAGAATGAGAAAATTCAATGAGATCAGTGAGGTGAGCCCACAAAGAGCGACAGCCTTCTGTAGACACCAGCAACGGTCAGAAACATAATTTCAAAAGACCCATTCATGACAATAAATAACTCTTAAGAACCTTAAGACTAAACTGAACTGGAAACACTAGACACCGATATGAAGACAACACTTTGCAGAAGGACAAACATGACCTCATTTTCGGATAAGAAGACTCGGGAACCCTcaccaggtaactcagttggttagagcgtcagtctcaatatgccaaggtggcaggttcaatccccagtcagggcacaaacaaaaatcaaccaatgaacgcatcaataaatggaacaacaaatcgatgttcctctaaaaatcagtaaataaaaacttttaaaaagattcaaaagTGTTAAGATAGCACTTCTCTCCGTATCAAACTATAAGATTTAAATTCATGCCAGTGAAAACCTCAACAggacttttaaatgaaaactgaCAAGCCCGCTCTCAAGTTCTTACGTAAAAAAAGAGGACATTTTCAAGGaacagtggggcagggaggagggagcagtaTCGATCACACTGTAAAATGTGCAACAGATGAACAGAACAGATCAGAAATTTCACAGAGATCCGTACATATATGCGCAGGAATGCAGTTTATTGAAAAGAGGTATTTAAATTGGTGGGGAGAGAACGACCCATTTGATACAGGGACAAGGGACGGTACAGGGACAAGTGGCCATCCCTTCACAAGAAAAGTTAGCCATTTCCCATAACACATAAACACAAACAAGGTAAAAAACACACATACGTATATACACCTCTACCTCCTCTGGGTTTTTGTGTGTACGTAGACGTTCTGAAACacgtacatacacatacacacaagcacacacacatatgcacacatttcAAGCTGCACTAAGCAAACAGAAGAGTGTGATGAGGAGCAGATGGAGGACGACAGGCCGGGGTCCCGCTGAATACAGCGGGAGGTGGAGAGACTGCACACTTGCGGGGtcagtgaggaggaggggagagttcTCACCAGTGGCTACTATTTCTACTACttcttttttcaatcctcacccgaggacatgcttaccgattccagagagggagagaaacatcgatgtaagaggaacatcaattggttgcctctcatacgtgcccTAGTGgtggaccgaacccgcaacctaggcatgtgccccaatcagGAATCAAAGCCACGACCTCAGTTTACATGGCGATGCTTCCACCGACTGGGCCCCACCGGCCGGGGCTGGCTACCACTTCCTAATGCAGTGTGTGCTGTGGTCACTAGCAGAGGAGGGAGATGCAGACAAGGTAAGTGTTGACACGCACCTGAGTTGACCTGCTAGGCAGTGCTGAGGGCCCACCTGAAGTCTGTAATGACGAATTTAAAGTACAACCAGCGAGCCGTGCTGGCGGTTTTCTCTAACAGCGACGGGCCCAGCAGGGACGAGTGACTGGGTTGGCCGGGGTGAGGTCCAAACAGGTGCGCACAGTGGAGGAAGACAAGGGAGTGGAGGGTGTGGGCCATGGAATCTGTGTTGCacaaggaggaaactgaagatAGGAGAATAATGGTGGGAAGGTGGTGGGGATGGAGGACgaagataaaaaattttttgCAGAGGCGGGAGTTGAGCAAGTGAGCAAGAAAGCCAGGAGGTGGTGATTGCACAGCTACCCGCATTGAAAAGGTGCTGCGGTTTGTCCTGATGTCAGGTGTCCAGGAACGAGGGGCGTGGGCAGCAGGCGCGGATCGGAAGACATGAGCATTGGTGATGGGAATGGAAGGAACACAGCGCCGAGTGGGCCCTTCCACGGGATGGAGGAAATGAAGACGGACAGAAGGAAACGACTCTACGCCAGGAGACCAACTCTCCAACGCCCGAGTGGTGGCGAGAATGCCAACGCCAGCTCTGAGCGGGATGGCCCAGCTGGATGAGTGTCCTTCCTTAAAGGGGAAGGTCACCATTTcactcccggtcagggcgcatgcccgGGCTGTGGGTTCAGTGGATGTGCCCCtctcacactgctgtttctctccctctctttccccctcccttctccctctctaaaaataaacaaaaccttaaaagGTCAATGCCAGCAATGAGGAGGAAGGGTGTATAGCCAGaggttaaaaatacaaaacaaaacaacccacaaGCGAGACGAGGTGGTTCACAAGAGGGTGGAGGAGCGGCGGTCCGAGCTGCCACGAGGGCCCAGCGACCGGGGGCGTACACAGCCATGCGGAGGTGGGCACCCGGGCAGCCACGGGTGACGGGAAAGGCAGGGGCAGCAGCTCCCGAGGCACTGTGAAGTCATCCTGAGTGTTCCTGAGAGGTAACAGGGACCAGGCCCTATGGCTGTGATCCTGAATCAGTGCGGACTGCGAGCAGGCAGGAAAGTGGGACTGCCTGTCCCCAGTTCTGAAATACACTCCAGGAGGGACAGCATAAGGCCTGACACACACTGAGAACCCGCCCCTTACTAGGTGCCCGGTGAGAAGAGAGCAAGAACCCGGAAAAGACTGCGGCCACTCCCCACTTCCTGCTCGCTCGGCCCCCATGCCCACGCGGCCTCCAACTCAAGCTCAAGGGGAAACCTTTAACGTCACCACAGGCCCCTCCACCCCAGAGAGCCACTCGGACACCAGCACGCGTCGTCACCCACCAGGGGTTTAATTCTCCTAGGTCGGAAGGCCAGTTCAGAGAGGGGTCCTGCCTTGTCCccacccgggggcggggggggagctgCAGAGCGCCCTGGAATGTCCGAGCTCAGAGGGGCCGAGGACCAGTCTCTGAGCACAAGGAGGGTGGGTCCTGGGGCCTcaggctgcctcctcctcctcctcgctctcCTCCTCGCTCTCGTGGTACTGCCTGCGGTTGGTGTTCACGAAGAGGTCAGAATCGTCTTCAGAGCTGGACTCTTCTCCTGATGACTGTGGCTCAGCTGGGAGTTCTGGCTGGGTCTGTcttcatgggggaaaaaaaacagagttaGCGCAATGCCTTCTGGGAAAGCCCCATCTGCAGTCAAGAAGCCTCACAAAAAGCGGGGCCCCTAGGGCCAAGCAGTCAGGGCCCAGTGAGTCAGACAAGGGCAGAGTTAGagcaaaaagcagaaaaactCAGCTAAAGaccacccatccccccacctcaAAAGTTTACTACAGTCAATGCTTTTCACATAACGACTCTGCCACCAATATGCAATGGACCCACATTGTGTGCCAGAGACTATACCAGCAATTTTACAAGCTCCTTTAGTCCTCGTGAGGCTCCCATTTTATAGGGAAGGAAACCCAGGCTTAAGTGATGAAGTAGCCTGCTTAAAGCCCAAGAGTGGGAAAGCCCGGATTTTAACCCACAGCACCTAACTTTCAAGCCACATGTACTGACACGCATGTAGGCGCTCTCaccagagagaaaggcaggctCTACCTCCCCCTCTAGGCACTAAGGCCGGATGCCCCGTTTGCTGTCTTCCCTACCCCACAGCTCCATCCTAAcctgttcctgctgctgctgtgtttCTCAGCCACTTCGGAGAAGGCCTCGGGCCTGTGTCAAGAGAAGAGCCAGGGTCAGAGGGGACAGAGAAAGCTCTCAGCATAAACACTGTTTCCAGCTGCCTGCGATGCCATGATCTTCCTCCTCCAGTTTCAGCGCTAGGAAGTCAGTGTCCCCAGAAATCAGACAACCAATGACCAAGGGGACCACCTACCAGAGCCCTTCCTTCTGCAGAGAGCGCACATGGTCTTTGCAGAGCACAAAGGAGATCTCAGCCttcaccttttctccctcttcaatAGGGTCAACAATGAGAAAGTCCCCTGCAGGCAGAGAAAAAGTGTAGTCAATCCAGCTCGCAGTGGCAGCCGTGGAGGCCGAGGTCCCAGGGAATGGTTCCAGCTCCTAGAGGGCTGTCTCTCTCACCTCTCTTGATCCAGATGTTCTTGCGGTACTTGGAGGGCATGCTCACCAGGAAGCGCTGCCCCTGGGCTGTCTCCACTTCATGCAGATTGTTCCCTGGGGTCCTGAGTACCTGGTCCAGGAGACCAAGAGCCAGCAGGCCTCATCAGCCAGCTCACAGACTCGGTGAGCTGCgctgcaccctccccccaccctaggGGCCCAGCAGGAGCTTGCGCCCAGTGCTACTCACCCTCACGATCTGCTGCTGGTCAGAGGGCACCATGTGCTCCCCCAGCACCTCCTTCACCACATGCTTCCTTTTGGTGGCCTGAGACATGCCGGGTCCTATCCCAGGGTGGCGAGGGACACAGAGGCCGTCGACTTTTCCTCCTGACTTTCTTGGATGGCAGGGTGAGAATCCAGGACTGTTTTGAAGATGGGAAGGGACTGTTTACTGAGTGACACAATGTCCTGGTTAAGAACGTGAGCTGTGAAATCTAATCGCTTGCATTGAAATCCTACCATGACTATTTCCTGTGGACAAGAAAAGGGGTTCTATGTAGAAGTAACCTCCCAGGGTGCTCCTAaatgggcaggtcatggtgggtggTTGTGCCTCAGGCCTGTAACTTCTTCAGTggaagctgttttgttttgttttttaggagtttatttatttatgtatttatttttagagaaaggggaagggagggaggaagagaagaggagaaatgtccatgtgagagagaaacatcagatggTTGGCTcctgtaagtgccctgactggggactgaatcggcaacctgggcatgtgccctggccaggaattgaactggtgaccctttgctctgccggatgatgcccaaccaactgagccagggtcactggtcagggcagtgaAAGGTTTTAAGGCAGCCAAGTAATACCCCTGGAAAGCATGACCAAATTCAAGgaacacataatcttgttaactatcctgtaatccaatccctaCCTAGCTTCCTTCTACCCTTGTGTAATCTCTTTAGCTCCTTCAATTTCAAGTGCATAAAAGGAACTGAAAAATTTCTAGAGCGCTCAAGATCTGGCTCCCTGGCATATGTTGTCAGGTTGGCTCAAATAAACCCCCCCAAAAATTCTCTTCACGTTTGTTTCTCATGTTTATGATCCTTACTGTTCAACTCCTCTAGGCCTCTGAGAAAAAGAATAGCTAACCCAGAACATTGCTATTAGAATGGGATGATGTAAGCAAAGCATTCAGTACTGTGTATGACACGCAGAAATAACACGTTGTCCTAAGTACTGGCGTAATCACAAAAACTAAATCGTTCTGGCAATCGATCAAGAAGGCAAAGATAAACTGTATCT is a genomic window of Phyllostomus discolor isolate MPI-MPIP mPhyDis1 chromosome 6, mPhyDis1.pri.v3, whole genome shotgun sequence containing:
- the EIF1AD gene encoding probable RNA-binding protein EIF1AD, whose product is MSQATKRKHVVKEVLGEHMVPSDQQQIVRVLRTPGNNLHEVETAQGQRFLVSMPSKYRKNIWIKRGDFLIVDPIEEGEKVKAEISFVLCKDHVRSLQKEGLWPEAFSEVAEKHSSSRNRQTQPELPAEPQSSGEESSSEDDSDLFVNTNRRQYHESEEESEEEEEAA